A single Lysinibacter sp. HNR DNA region contains:
- the ybeY gene encoding rRNA maturation RNase YbeY, which produces MSIEINNESSEEVDEASLQRLAAFTLNFMKVHPDADLAIVLVDEGAMEQLHVQWMDESGPTDVLSFPMDELRPGSADAITPPGLLGDVVICPQVAQVQAESADHSVMDEIRLLLTHGILHLLGFDHAEPHEEKEMFGLQRDILVSFAAGEQR; this is translated from the coding sequence ATGAGCATCGAGATTAACAATGAGTCTTCAGAGGAGGTTGATGAGGCCTCTCTTCAGAGGCTGGCGGCTTTTACCCTCAACTTCATGAAGGTTCATCCCGATGCTGACCTCGCCATTGTCCTTGTTGATGAGGGGGCGATGGAGCAGCTTCACGTTCAGTGGATGGACGAGTCCGGCCCCACCGATGTGCTGAGCTTTCCCATGGATGAGCTTCGCCCCGGAAGCGCAGACGCGATTACGCCCCCCGGTCTTCTGGGTGACGTGGTGATCTGTCCGCAGGTTGCCCAAGTTCAGGCTGAGTCTGCAGACCACAGTGTGATGGATGAGATTCGGCTGCTCCTCACCCACGGAATTCTGCACCTCCTGGGCTTTGACCATGCGGAGCCCCACGAGGAAAAGGAAATGTTCGGTCTTCAGCGCGACATTCTTGTGAGTTTTGCCGCAGGTGAGCAGCGCTAA
- a CDS encoding HIT domain-containing protein, which yields MSDEPTVFGRIVSGEIPVEVLAETERVLAFADIAPQAPIHILIIPKETTYRDVTELAAGDPGLLAEIVSVAKDLATRLADGDYRLVFNNGAAAGQTVFHVHAHLLAGGLEEHTLGA from the coding sequence ATGTCTGATGAACCCACCGTTTTTGGCCGGATCGTATCCGGTGAGATCCCCGTTGAGGTGCTTGCCGAAACCGAACGGGTTCTTGCCTTTGCCGATATTGCACCGCAGGCTCCCATACACATTCTGATTATTCCCAAGGAAACAACCTATCGTGATGTCACCGAGCTTGCCGCCGGAGACCCGGGGTTACTCGCAGAGATTGTATCCGTGGCTAAAGATTTGGCGACACGGCTAGCAGACGGTGACTATCGTCTTGTGTTTAATAACGGAGCCGCCGCCGGCCAAACCGTTTTTCACGTGCATGCGCACCTTTTAGCGGGCGGACTAGAGGAGCACACCCTAGGTGCCTAA
- the hemW gene encoding radical SAM family heme chaperone HemW, with amino-acid sequence MPAPLPLGLPAPPDGLLPPAASRGDETRNFGVYVHVPFCLVRCGYCDFNTYTAEELRGAKRSDYASLARAEIDFAGDVLRASGVRDRSVSTVFFGGGTPTLLPANDLIGILQSIRDRWGIRDGAEITTEANPDSVDRDYLERLRDGGFSRVSFGMQSAVPHVLKTLDRTHDPERVPRVVEWARAAGLQVSLDLIYGTPGESLEDWRASVEMALECAPDHLSAYALIVEEGTKLAGQIRRGVYPQPDDDLHADMYEMVDERLSAAGYSWYEISNWARQPEYESAHNRSYWKGEDWWGVGPGAHSHIGGTRFWNVKHPSPYADRIVGEVSPSAGRENLDEETRRIENVMLRVRLAEGLPVSELTDPGKRAIAGLLADELVEPAAAFSGRIVLTLRGRLLADAVVHRLLDADP; translated from the coding sequence ATGCCCGCCCCGCTACCTCTTGGCCTTCCTGCTCCGCCGGATGGTTTGCTCCCTCCCGCGGCATCCCGAGGTGATGAAACCCGTAACTTCGGAGTGTACGTCCACGTTCCGTTTTGCCTGGTTCGCTGCGGTTACTGCGACTTTAATACCTACACCGCGGAGGAGTTGCGCGGGGCAAAACGGAGCGATTATGCCTCCCTCGCACGGGCAGAAATAGATTTTGCGGGGGACGTGCTGCGGGCCTCCGGTGTGCGTGACCGTTCGGTGAGCACCGTATTTTTTGGAGGAGGAACCCCAACCCTGCTGCCCGCAAACGACCTTATCGGCATCCTTCAGTCGATTCGTGATCGCTGGGGAATCCGGGACGGGGCCGAGATAACAACCGAGGCCAACCCCGATTCGGTTGATCGCGACTACCTGGAACGCCTTCGTGACGGTGGATTTAGCAGGGTGAGTTTTGGTATGCAATCGGCGGTTCCCCACGTGCTTAAAACGCTGGATCGAACCCACGACCCGGAGCGAGTGCCTCGTGTTGTTGAATGGGCCCGTGCGGCCGGTTTGCAGGTGAGCCTTGACCTTATCTATGGAACACCCGGAGAATCACTGGAGGATTGGCGGGCCTCGGTCGAGATGGCTCTTGAGTGTGCGCCGGATCACCTCTCGGCCTACGCTCTGATCGTGGAGGAGGGGACAAAACTAGCCGGGCAGATTCGCCGAGGTGTTTATCCCCAGCCCGATGATGATCTCCACGCCGACATGTACGAGATGGTGGATGAACGGCTGAGTGCGGCCGGTTACTCCTGGTACGAGATTAGTAATTGGGCGCGACAGCCCGAATACGAGTCCGCGCACAATCGCTCCTACTGGAAGGGAGAGGATTGGTGGGGTGTGGGTCCGGGGGCGCACAGCCATATCGGTGGTACGCGCTTTTGGAATGTTAAACATCCCTCACCCTATGCGGATCGTATTGTGGGAGAGGTTTCTCCCTCGGCAGGACGCGAAAACCTTGATGAAGAGACTCGGCGAATCGAAAACGTTATGCTGCGGGTGAGGCTTGCTGAGGGACTGCCCGTGAGCGAATTGACGGACCCTGGGAAGCGGGCGATCGCGGGTCTCCTTGCAGACGAGCTGGTTGAGCCTGCCGCCGCTTTTTCCGGTCGCATTGTGCTGACACTGCGTGGGCGACTACTGGCAGATGCCGTTGTGCATCGCCTGCTTGACGCCGACCCGTAG
- a CDS encoding hemolysin family protein → MTPIVVAILIVSAVALVALGGLLAASDSAISSLSRAEIEEVADRSPRSQKALRAIALDTDAHTNAINFFRVIAETTSAVLVTLTLAFTLNKLWLTLVISALVMTAVSFVLVGSSPRSVGRRHAVVLLAIVAPLVRGVRVVLGPLANVLVRLGDRVTPGRPHSVSVNNGQQLLSMVDQAAEHDLLEDDDRELIHSIFEFNETYVREVMVPRTHMVTVPATATLPEAMDILMQSGHSRVPVERDEVDNIEGVLYLRDVTKALFRHPEDFATTAVTQIMKPAVFVPEAQKTDTLLKQMQVESSHLALVVDEYGGIAGLVTLEDLIEELVGEILDEYDREDVPIENLDEGKYRVGARVPLEDLGQLFGVQLDDDEVDSVGGYFSKIHGRLPVAGDEVRVNGLVLVAERIGGRAKMLLTVIAYADDTPAIVQDSVYPPDTSQGKKSGEEGNA, encoded by the coding sequence ATGACTCCCATTGTAGTTGCGATTCTTATTGTGAGTGCAGTTGCCCTGGTCGCTCTGGGGGGTCTTTTGGCCGCGTCAGACTCTGCAATAAGCTCCCTCTCGCGTGCAGAGATCGAGGAGGTCGCAGATAGGAGCCCCCGATCACAAAAGGCTCTGCGTGCAATCGCCCTTGACACGGACGCACACACCAACGCCATCAACTTTTTTCGTGTTATTGCGGAGACGACTTCGGCGGTTCTGGTAACCCTCACCCTGGCTTTTACGTTGAATAAGCTGTGGCTCACGCTGGTTATTTCGGCGCTTGTGATGACGGCGGTTTCCTTTGTTTTGGTGGGGTCAAGCCCCCGGAGCGTGGGGCGCCGACACGCTGTAGTGCTGCTTGCCATTGTGGCTCCTCTGGTCCGAGGCGTCCGTGTAGTGTTGGGGCCCCTTGCAAACGTTTTGGTGCGTCTGGGCGATAGGGTCACACCCGGGAGGCCTCACTCCGTGAGCGTGAATAACGGTCAGCAGCTACTCAGCATGGTTGACCAGGCTGCGGAGCACGATCTGCTTGAGGACGACGACCGTGAGCTCATCCACTCTATTTTTGAGTTCAACGAGACGTATGTGCGCGAGGTTATGGTTCCTCGGACGCACATGGTAACGGTTCCCGCCACCGCGACCCTGCCCGAGGCTATGGACATTCTGATGCAGTCGGGGCACTCTCGAGTTCCCGTTGAGCGTGACGAGGTAGACAATATCGAGGGGGTTCTCTATCTGCGTGACGTGACTAAGGCGCTTTTTCGCCACCCGGAAGATTTTGCAACAACCGCGGTCACCCAGATTATGAAACCCGCTGTTTTTGTGCCGGAAGCTCAGAAAACCGATACCCTACTCAAACAGATGCAGGTGGAATCAAGCCACCTGGCGCTTGTTGTTGACGAGTACGGCGGGATTGCGGGTCTGGTAACGCTTGAAGACCTCATAGAAGAATTGGTGGGGGAGATTCTTGACGAGTACGATCGAGAAGACGTTCCCATTGAAAACCTGGATGAGGGAAAATACCGGGTGGGTGCTCGTGTGCCGCTTGAGGATCTAGGTCAACTTTTTGGTGTTCAACTGGACGACGACGAGGTGGATTCTGTGGGTGGGTACTTCTCCAAGATCCACGGGCGTCTTCCCGTTGCGGGGGACGAGGTTCGGGTGAACGGCCTCGTCCTTGTTGCCGAGCGTATTGGTGGGCGAGCAAAAATGCTTCTCACCGTTATTGCTTATGCTGACGATACCCCTGCGATAGTGCAGGATTCTGTTTATCCGCCAGACACGTCTCAAGGAAAAAAGAGCGGGGAGGAGGGGAACGCGTGA
- a CDS encoding UDP-N-acetylmuramoyl-L-alanyl-D-glutamate--2,6-diaminopimelate ligase, translated as MRSAPEYRLHLETYDSRHAGTTLAGLRLVQNSRDVQPGDIFVAVGSTGADGSAFIGHGFAQGASYALYDASVDISTLNLSPSAHATAFPIARLHQQLGTIADDFYGHPSRDLTLVGVTGTNGKTSVVQLLNQAWNLLGIRSASMGTLGAGVYGSPNITTGLTTPPVTQVHEFLANFREEGATRVALEVSSHALQQGRVAGARFSTAAFTNLTRDHLDYHRTMERYAAEKAKIFSLPEVTGAVINLDDVQGERFFEHQASHLRRVGVSSQGHPAALLAAHNVQLSPDGIQATLRYGKEEYPFATTLLGRFNIDNLLICAGVLLLEGVEPAVVFNILGQLQPVFGRMNRIQPDPSLPLVIVDYAHSPDALSQSLAALKEHTRGRIVTVFGCTGDRDRGKRPEMARIAEEASDLVVVTDDDVHFEDGDQILDDIRRGFKHPERVVEQRDRGLAIEHAIDHAVAGDIVLIAGKGHESAMIVGDELVHFSDTEHTLALLTARLAR; from the coding sequence ATGAGATCAGCGCCCGAGTACCGCCTCCACCTCGAAACTTACGATTCACGCCATGCTGGCACTACACTGGCCGGACTGCGCCTCGTGCAAAACAGTCGTGATGTTCAGCCCGGCGATATCTTTGTGGCGGTGGGCAGCACGGGAGCCGACGGCAGCGCCTTCATCGGGCACGGTTTCGCCCAGGGAGCCTCGTACGCCCTCTATGACGCGTCGGTTGATATCTCCACGCTCAATCTCTCACCCAGCGCACACGCCACAGCTTTTCCCATCGCCCGACTCCACCAGCAATTAGGAACAATAGCGGATGACTTCTACGGGCATCCATCACGCGACCTCACCCTGGTGGGAGTTACCGGAACCAACGGTAAAACCTCTGTGGTTCAGCTCCTCAATCAGGCGTGGAACCTGCTCGGGATCCGCTCGGCGAGCATGGGAACCCTCGGCGCGGGAGTCTACGGGTCTCCCAATATCACCACCGGATTGACAACCCCACCGGTAACCCAGGTACACGAGTTCCTCGCGAACTTTCGAGAGGAGGGTGCCACTCGGGTTGCCCTCGAGGTAAGTTCCCACGCGCTCCAGCAGGGTCGGGTAGCGGGTGCTCGCTTTAGCACGGCAGCGTTCACCAATCTCACGCGGGATCACCTGGACTACCACCGCACCATGGAGCGTTACGCGGCAGAAAAAGCCAAGATCTTTTCGCTCCCGGAAGTTACCGGAGCCGTGATCAATCTGGACGATGTCCAGGGAGAAAGATTTTTTGAACACCAAGCCTCCCACCTCAGGCGCGTGGGCGTAAGTTCCCAGGGACACCCCGCGGCGCTGCTTGCAGCGCACAATGTTCAGCTCTCGCCCGACGGCATCCAGGCAACCCTACGCTACGGCAAAGAAGAGTATCCTTTTGCCACCACGCTGCTGGGGCGCTTCAACATAGACAATCTGCTTATTTGTGCGGGTGTACTGCTTCTTGAGGGAGTAGAGCCCGCGGTTGTGTTTAACATTCTCGGGCAGCTTCAACCCGTTTTTGGTCGCATGAATCGAATTCAGCCCGACCCCTCGCTACCGCTCGTCATTGTTGATTACGCCCACTCGCCCGATGCGCTCAGCCAATCCCTTGCGGCTCTTAAGGAGCACACTCGCGGGCGCATCGTCACCGTCTTCGGCTGTACCGGAGACCGCGACCGTGGTAAACGTCCCGAAATGGCTCGCATCGCCGAAGAAGCCTCAGACCTGGTTGTGGTCACAGACGACGACGTCCATTTTGAAGACGGCGATCAGATACTCGACGATATTCGGCGGGGTTTTAAGCACCCCGAGCGTGTTGTTGAACAGCGGGATCGCGGTCTTGCTATCGAACACGCCATTGACCACGCCGTAGCCGGAGACATCGTACTGATCGCGGGCAAGGGGCACGAGAGTGCCATGATTGTGGGTGACGAGCTCGTGCACTTTAGCGACACTGAACACACCCTGGCACTGCTTACCGCGCGCCTAGCCCGATAA
- a CDS encoding DUF1990 family protein, producing the protein MIKRQSTPDEPPISYGAIGASRDPNLMRFPPRGSTPSEFAVKLGSGTERFRLASARLMTWGAQRGAGFDVHSIHEGTGSHYTGLEFDENGIPFADYHGDEQLFSEEGEEFITPGISATLVRGSVSREVRVVFVVNETNRVGFAYGTLDARGPVGEEFYMVEQRENDTVWAVYRGFHEVVQSRWKKPLRAAEIRSVQDRAREQLRALLPTQTVVSAARRVE; encoded by the coding sequence GTGATCAAAAGGCAGTCGACACCCGACGAGCCACCCATTAGCTACGGTGCAATTGGGGCGTCGCGTGACCCCAACCTCATGCGTTTCCCTCCCAGGGGAAGCACTCCGAGCGAATTTGCCGTAAAACTGGGTAGCGGCACCGAACGTTTCCGCCTGGCCAGCGCCCGGCTGATGACGTGGGGGGCGCAGCGCGGTGCCGGGTTTGACGTCCACAGTATCCACGAGGGAACAGGAAGTCACTACACGGGACTTGAGTTCGATGAGAACGGCATTCCCTTTGCGGATTATCATGGGGATGAACAGCTCTTTTCGGAAGAGGGCGAAGAATTTATCACCCCCGGGATATCGGCGACTCTTGTTCGCGGGTCTGTCTCGCGTGAGGTGCGTGTTGTTTTTGTCGTCAACGAGACAAATCGCGTGGGCTTTGCCTACGGAACACTTGATGCGCGAGGTCCCGTGGGGGAAGAATTTTACATGGTGGAGCAGCGAGAGAACGATACCGTGTGGGCCGTGTACCGTGGGTTTCACGAGGTCGTTCAGTCGCGCTGGAAGAAACCTCTCAGAGCGGCGGAGATTCGGTCTGTCCAGGATCGTGCCCGTGAGCAATTGCGTGCGCTTTTGCCAACGCAGACGGTAGTTTCCGCAGCCCGTCGAGTTGAGTAG
- the hrcA gene encoding heat-inducible transcriptional repressor HrcA, with the protein MVSERGLDVLRVIVTDYVQTREPVGSKSIVDRHSFGVSAATIRNDMAHLEEEELIVAPHTSSGRIPTDKGYRVFVDKLADHRPLRAAQKVAIKRFLSESADLDDALVRTARLLSQLTNQVAVVQYPSLAKNCVRHIELVELSPLRIVSVLITDNGVVEQRNIDIAPYTDAVGLHGTGLWLPELRDQLLAAVRDLDMAAAAHKTREIRDTIARRVQSRENLSGIEAQQLTVLDVIIEQITINRSDRMVLAGTANLVRTEIDFNKSLPPLLDAIEEQVILLKLFAELRLDQTGMAISIGRENEAFGLEETSVLSTDYESSAHSVSRLAVLGPTRMDYSANIAAVRAVARYLSRLFSEE; encoded by the coding sequence GTGGTTTCTGAGCGTGGTCTTGACGTTCTGCGTGTGATTGTCACCGACTATGTGCAAACACGAGAACCCGTCGGGTCAAAATCCATTGTTGATAGGCACTCTTTTGGGGTCTCTGCCGCCACTATCCGTAACGATATGGCCCACCTCGAAGAAGAAGAGCTTATTGTTGCTCCCCACACCTCATCGGGGAGAATTCCCACGGATAAGGGGTATCGGGTTTTTGTTGACAAGCTAGCCGATCATCGCCCGCTGAGGGCGGCTCAGAAGGTGGCCATCAAACGGTTTCTCTCTGAGTCGGCCGATCTAGATGATGCCCTGGTTCGCACGGCACGCCTGCTCTCTCAGCTCACCAACCAGGTGGCTGTTGTACAGTATCCTTCCCTGGCAAAAAATTGCGTACGGCACATAGAGCTTGTCGAACTCAGCCCCCTGCGTATCGTATCGGTGCTTATCACCGATAACGGAGTGGTGGAGCAACGAAATATCGATATAGCTCCCTACACCGATGCCGTGGGTCTTCACGGTACCGGCCTCTGGCTCCCTGAGCTACGGGATCAGCTTCTTGCTGCTGTTCGCGATCTCGATATGGCCGCTGCCGCACATAAAACTCGGGAGATTCGGGATACTATTGCGCGACGGGTACAGTCGAGAGAAAATCTCTCCGGTATCGAAGCGCAACAGCTTACAGTGCTCGACGTGATCATTGAACAGATCACGATAAACCGCAGTGATCGAATGGTTCTGGCGGGAACGGCCAACCTGGTGCGCACCGAAATAGATTTTAATAAGAGCCTTCCGCCGCTTCTTGACGCCATTGAAGAACAGGTCATCCTCCTCAAGCTATTTGCCGAGTTGCGGCTTGACCAAACCGGCATGGCAATCAGTATCGGACGTGAAAACGAGGCTTTTGGGTTGGAAGAAACCTCGGTTCTCTCAACCGACTACGAATCTTCTGCGCACTCGGTTTCCCGCCTGGCGGTTCTAGGACCCACACGGATGGATTACTCCGCAAACATTGCGGCGGTGCGGGCGGTTGCTCGCTACCTGAGCAGGCTGTTTAGCGAGGAATAA
- a CDS encoding PhoH family protein, with the protein MPKEQPQVPSITQTVQLTGVDLVSFLGPGDGLLHELEKSHPNVSVHVRGDVLTLSGPLDAVAASAEVVGELLTLARGGAQMTRLDVQQSSKMVDSGSQKRASEVLGEVILNARGKIIRPKTEGQRDYVDAIDDHTIVFGIGPAGTGKTYLAMAKAVQALQRQEVSKIILTRPAVEAGENLGYLPGTLEDKIDPYLRPLFDALSEMIDADTVPRLIESGTIEVAPLAYMRGRTLNDSFVVLDEAQNTTPEQMKMFLTRLGFGSRMVVTGDITQVDLPLATSGLRLVTTVLDNIDDIYFARLTSDDVVRHTLVGRIIDAYTAYDEAQQAEKHRRSEEKKARQLRNEA; encoded by the coding sequence GTGCCTAAAGAACAACCGCAGGTGCCGTCCATAACCCAGACGGTTCAGCTCACAGGGGTTGATCTGGTTTCTTTTCTGGGGCCGGGTGATGGTCTGCTTCACGAGTTAGAGAAGAGTCATCCGAACGTTTCCGTTCATGTGCGGGGTGACGTCCTCACCCTAAGCGGGCCCCTGGACGCGGTGGCCGCAAGTGCAGAGGTGGTGGGGGAGCTTTTGACACTTGCCCGGGGAGGAGCCCAAATGACGCGTCTTGACGTGCAGCAGAGCAGCAAGATGGTGGATTCCGGTTCGCAGAAGAGAGCCTCAGAGGTGTTGGGGGAGGTCATTCTTAATGCGCGTGGAAAGATAATCCGGCCAAAAACTGAGGGGCAGCGCGATTACGTTGACGCTATCGATGACCATACCATTGTTTTTGGAATAGGCCCGGCGGGTACCGGTAAAACCTATCTGGCTATGGCAAAGGCGGTGCAGGCCCTGCAACGGCAGGAGGTCAGCAAGATTATTCTTACCCGTCCGGCAGTGGAGGCTGGGGAAAATCTTGGTTATCTTCCGGGGACGCTGGAAGACAAAATTGATCCCTATTTGCGGCCGCTCTTCGACGCCCTCAGCGAAATGATAGATGCGGATACAGTTCCTCGCCTGATCGAGAGCGGAACCATCGAGGTGGCCCCCCTTGCCTATATGCGTGGCCGTACCCTCAACGATTCTTTTGTTGTGCTTGATGAAGCACAAAACACCACCCCCGAGCAGATGAAGATGTTCCTCACCCGTCTAGGGTTTGGCTCCCGCATGGTGGTCACGGGCGACATCACCCAGGTGGATCTTCCCCTTGCAACAAGCGGGCTTCGTTTGGTGACCACGGTGCTGGACAACATCGACGATATTTATTTTGCGCGGCTCACAAGCGATGATGTTGTGCGACACACCCTTGTCGGGCGTATTATCGACGCCTATACCGCCTACGACGAGGCCCAGCAGGCGGAAAAACATCGCCGAAGCGAAGAGAAAAAAGCGAGACAGTTGAGGAATGAAGCATGA
- a CDS encoding 16S rRNA (uracil(1498)-N(3))-methyltransferase, which translates to MSNLYLDESLTAEKMAVGSSVLLTGEEARHAATVSRLRAGESILLGNGAGVLAECEVLRATPREVELRVRSLEHRPREEHRIVLAQALAKGDRDERAVQAAVEVGADAIVPWQAERSVSRWSGEKIEKGVARWSKVVREASKQSLRAWIPQVRQPESTAGLVRHTQFSRLLVLDPRAERSLSGLSCHDIVPADPRGDVLVLVGPEGGLTDRELEVLTTSGALAVRLGQNVLRTSTAGPAALVLVNVALGRW; encoded by the coding sequence GTGAGCAATCTGTACCTTGACGAGTCGCTGACCGCTGAGAAGATGGCGGTGGGGTCCTCGGTGCTTCTCACCGGGGAGGAGGCCCGACACGCAGCTACCGTGAGTCGACTCCGGGCGGGTGAATCTATCCTTTTGGGAAACGGAGCCGGGGTACTTGCCGAGTGTGAGGTGCTTCGCGCCACCCCGCGTGAGGTGGAGCTTCGGGTGCGTAGCCTGGAGCATCGGCCACGGGAGGAGCATCGGATTGTTCTTGCTCAGGCCCTCGCAAAGGGTGATCGGGACGAGCGCGCGGTTCAGGCTGCGGTGGAGGTCGGGGCGGACGCGATTGTGCCCTGGCAGGCGGAACGTTCGGTTTCTCGATGGTCTGGAGAAAAAATTGAGAAGGGTGTTGCCCGCTGGAGCAAAGTCGTTCGTGAGGCCTCTAAACAGTCTCTGAGGGCCTGGATTCCTCAGGTACGTCAGCCCGAATCAACGGCCGGGTTGGTGCGGCATACGCAATTCAGCCGACTCCTGGTGTTGGACCCCCGTGCCGAACGCTCCCTCTCGGGATTGAGCTGTCACGATATTGTTCCCGCAGACCCGCGCGGTGACGTCCTCGTCCTCGTGGGGCCAGAGGGTGGTCTCACCGATCGTGAGCTTGAGGTTCTCACAACCTCCGGTGCCCTAGCCGTTCGCTTAGGACAAAATGTTTTGCGTACCTCAACGGCGGGTCCCGCAGCCCTCGTACTAGTGAACGTGGCCCTGGGACGCTGGTAG
- the dnaJ gene encoding molecular chaperone DnaJ, producing MAADHYEVLGVSRDATSEEIKKAYRRLARELHPDVNPSPEAPEKFKAVTHAYDVLSDPQQRQQYDMGGQGGQAFGGFGDIFETFFGGGFGGGSGPRERAERGQDALIRIDVALDDIVFGTSREITIDTAVTCTTCHGSCCQPGTSPTTCTVCGGQGMVQRQVRSLFGNVVTNQPCNACQGYGTVIESPCTECSGNGRIRAKRDITIDIPSGIDSGARMQLRGGGEAGPAGGPNGDLFIEFRVLHHDVFSRDGDDLLCTLEVSMTDAILGAETTIQSLDGEVPVEIKAGTQGADIITIKDRGITKLRGNNRGDLKIAVQVLTPSRLNHKEKELVRKLAESSKPPAPTLSHFQQGMFSKLRDRFFRG from the coding sequence TTGGCGGCTGACCACTACGAGGTGCTGGGTGTCTCACGTGACGCAACCTCGGAAGAAATTAAAAAAGCGTATCGTCGTTTGGCGCGTGAGCTTCATCCCGATGTGAACCCGAGTCCCGAGGCTCCCGAGAAGTTCAAAGCGGTCACTCACGCCTACGACGTGTTAAGCGACCCACAACAGCGCCAACAATACGATATGGGCGGCCAGGGTGGCCAGGCATTTGGCGGCTTTGGGGATATCTTCGAGACCTTCTTTGGGGGAGGCTTTGGGGGAGGCTCCGGCCCGCGCGAACGTGCCGAGCGGGGACAGGACGCGCTGATTCGCATCGATGTGGCGCTCGACGACATCGTTTTTGGTACCTCGCGCGAGATAACAATCGATACCGCCGTCACGTGCACCACCTGTCACGGCTCCTGCTGCCAACCCGGAACCTCTCCTACCACCTGCACGGTGTGTGGTGGACAGGGAATGGTTCAGCGCCAGGTGCGTTCCCTCTTTGGCAATGTTGTTACCAACCAGCCGTGTAACGCCTGTCAGGGGTATGGAACTGTTATTGAGAGCCCCTGCACCGAGTGCAGCGGCAACGGTCGAATCCGGGCAAAGCGTGACATCACTATCGATATTCCCTCCGGCATCGATTCTGGTGCCCGTATGCAATTGAGGGGTGGGGGAGAGGCCGGCCCTGCGGGAGGCCCCAATGGCGATCTCTTTATCGAGTTCCGTGTTCTGCATCACGATGTGTTTAGCCGTGACGGTGATGACCTGCTCTGCACCCTCGAGGTGTCAATGACAGATGCCATTCTTGGGGCGGAAACCACTATTCAGAGCCTAGACGGTGAGGTTCCGGTTGAGATCAAGGCGGGAACCCAGGGTGCCGACATCATTACGATCAAAGATCGAGGCATCACTAAATTGCGCGGAAACAATCGTGGTGATCTGAAAATCGCGGTGCAGGTGCTCACCCCCTCCCGGCTCAATCACAAAGAAAAAGAGCTGGTGCGTAAGCTCGCGGAGTCCTCAAAGCCCCCGGCACCCACGCTCAGTCACTTCCAACAGGGCATGTTTAGTAAACTTCGTGATCGATTCTTTCGCGGGTAG